Genomic DNA from Xiphophorus couchianus chromosome 12, X_couchianus-1.0, whole genome shotgun sequence:
CTTTACAACAATACGGATCACTGGCAAAAATGTACGTATTTCAAGAGATGCGCAGATATATTTTACTCTGGCATGTTCGTCAGTGCAAGATGGACATTTTGGATGACTGAAGGAAATACCAAATGGATTCAAGAATGTTGGGGATTTGTCTCAGCAGAAATAGCTGTAACACTGTTAAACAAGAAGACAATATGAAATTCAAAGCCGTTAAAATGAATCCTCCCCTGCTCGCCCTTACAGGTTTATTccgttttttcatattttaaaaaaatctaattaaatgtttctaatcATCAAACAAACGTTATTGTCAGATAAGGATAACCTGGGTAAATAAACAtgagcagttttcaaataaataactggttttGCCATCGGTGAGTCTGGAACATCACTGTGGGGGAATTTTAAACCAATCTTATTTGcacaattgttttaattcaaccgTGAACTGCCTGTTTTAGGTCATGCCGCAGTATCTTAGCTAGATTGATGTCCAGACTTCGACTAGTCCACTCCATTTTTTTTAGACTTGTAGTTTGGGAGATTTTTCTGCTGAATAACCAAACTGTGCTTTAGCTCAAACAGATGCCCTGGCAATCACTTATAACAGTCTGCGCACCTTTTAAGCACTttatcagcagtttctgaaattaGCCAACCGATCTGTCACCACATTCAGATTCACTTAAAACGACTCTTTTCCTCTCCATTATGATGCTTAGTTTGAACTTTCTTCACTATGTGAGGAAGCCACCGAAATGGTTAATATGCGATTTGTTTTGACCAACAATTgaacaggtgtacctaataaagtgaccAAAGAATGCATGAACAGCAGCAGAGAGATTATGGTTATAAATGTGAATcatttttggacagtttttttgtttaagttgcGATTATTTATTGTCCACAGAAATGATAAACCTTTGTTTACACACTGTTTATAaaatgttcatccatccatgcatccataCTCATTCCCCAAAGACAATCTGCAATAACCAACTAACCTTAAATGCATATTTTGGATTATGTGAAGAAGTACCAGAATACTCAGAGAGAAGTCAAGCATCCATGAAAACCTTCAGCAGTCCTAACAAACGCTACACTGTGCAGCTCCAATATGTATCAGAAGGCACATCTattgcaaaaactgaaataaatactgTAGTGTTGTTAGAACAAGATGCAGTAAAAACATCTCTGTAACTCAACCAACATTAAAATTATGCATGAATTTGCTGATATAATAAGGGATTACCAAAAAATGGAATGTGCACACAGAAGTAAATGTTGGGTCCCGAGCAGGCACTGGTTTGTGTTCATCAGGGGGGAAGggactaacttacaaataaacTTTGCCATTTTATCTGTTTCTCTCAGGTCTCATCTATTGACAAAGGCTTGTTGAAGTTCTCAAAGCTGGAGGAACTTGTCCTGAGCGGCAACTTGATCTCAGAAATTCCTGCGAAGCATCTTCCCAGCACGTTGAAGGCACGTTGAAGTGTTGCATCAGAGTGCATCGTCACTCTGCGTTTATCAGATCAAATGTTGTTTCAGTAGTTTCCACATATTAGGAAAAGCCGAGTCACAGTTAATCACGCAGAGCAGGAAGCAATAAATTTTCCTCCTTCATCACCTTACATCAAAAGGGATTCTCCTGATGCAATCACACATCTGGTGTTACGTAGGATGTCTGAAGGTTTTTGTCCCTTCAAACTAAGGGCCAAAAACCTTTGCACTCATCTAAAGGCCTTAGATGAGTGCGTAAAGGCAGATGTTGCAACACATTGAGATGACTATCTGATTGAAAGttaggttggttttttttctacagattttGGAGCTGCGTGCAAATCGATTGTCTTCGCTGAGCGACCTCGCAAGCTGTCCGCCTCCTCAGCTGCAGTACCTGGGCCTCGGATCAAACAGCCTGGGTTCCCATCAAGACATCTGCGATCTTACAGGAAGACATTGGTTAATATATGTATACAgacacacatagacacacatAGACGCAGCACATGCAGGAAGTTGTTCGGTTTTTAAAGAGGTGACCCAAAACCAGGTCAAAAGAAAGCTCAGTTACAACTGTGGGCTTTTTGATTGCTCATGAGGTGAGGATGTGAAAGCCCGTAATGCCAGCATGTCTCACTGCACTGTAGGTTTTTCTGATTCGACAGCAGATTTCAGAGGGAACTCCCACTGAAGCCCAGAGACGGAGACTGGGGCAGAAGCCCTGGGGACTCTTTGATTTGCCTTCAGCAAAAGAGTTTATGTTTGTATGAAATCACTGATTATTCAGtgagtaaaaacaaagatgtcAGCGAGACACAGCAGATTTATTGTTTGCATAGCtcatattatttaataattacacagcaagcaaatattttagaatagaatatactttattgatcctcaAGGGGAAACtgcttatttgttgaaagctactccatcttcggtaataaatacaaagtttgtaatatatacatatatactatgtatatagtatatatatatataagagtGATAGTTCAAAATGACtagatataaacaaataaataaataaataattagcaATCACATGTaatatattaatcaataaataacctATGAATGAgcgcagaaaaaaaatttaatcaattaGCACAGACTTGGGCATTGTAAAGCCTGATGGCAACAGGCAGAAATGACTTTCTGTGGCGCCTGTGTTGCACTGGCAGGATTagttttacacatatttttgtttttgttttgtgtaaatttcCTTAACCTCATTCAGGTTGGACAGAGATAATCTATCAACGTAAATTGCAACTTTTTTAACCAATATTTGTTCAGGAAAAGCACTTTTTTAGCGTTCATATGTGGAAACCGAGGTGCTCTGTTAGTTTaaacttttcttaaaaatgttaacatgcTTTTATTAACGAGGCAGAGGTCGTGAAGACCAGTAAAGTTAACACACCTTTTGACATGCGCTCAGTTTTCATTATCTGTTTTCTGGTAGAAACCCAGATGTTGTCATGAAACCATTTGGGATTGATCTTATTCCTGTGTGAAGTTTTTTGGATTTATAATTTTCCGTCATGATTGGTGGCCATGCATTCACGACTGTGGCCTAAACAGCGCATACacgagggtgattgacagcccTCCttctgcctctgattggttgtgtcTGGCAGATCAGTGTATTTGTTCACATGAAAgcagggagaaggcagaggagctcaatatttttcacagattatctgcctcatattACAGCTTCACGACatattgacagttttaacaaatatgtaaaaaatatattttttttgtaaccgttacatgctgcagctttaagcagcgAGTCACGCTGCTGCTTTGGGAAAACCTTCCTGCCTCTTTCTGCCCTCAGGCCCCATCTGGCGTGTTTGGACCTCAGCAACTGTAACTTCCAAGAGCAGCAATTTCTGGTAGCCACCTTAGAAACTCTCCCATGCCTCAAGACCCTGACGCTTAAGGGCAACCCCTTCACAATGACGCCATCGTATCCAGGTTTCACTGTCGACAGCCTGCCGCAGATCAGCTGCTTGGACTCCTCATGGCTCACCACAGAGGAAAGGTATAATTTCTTCGGCTTGGCCAGGATGAATGGTGAGagcatgaaatgaaaatgtctcatttaGCACATTGGACATGTGAACCTGTTGTGAGATCAGCATCTCCTCTGCCGTCATAGATCTGGTGGAGGACGTGGCATCAGTCACACTGAGTCTGACCAGGCTGAGGGGAATACCAGACCCACTGATGCATGTGGATAAAAAGGCTGTTGAGTTTCCAATTGTCACCTACAAATACTTCATCTCATACCAGTTCTTTAGTCATCCTACGCCTGGTTATCAGGTGATTGATCCTTCCTACCCCTCACTTTCATACACACCTTCAATTTAACACGGTTCTaaaaaaaatgagcagaaaacgTAATTTCATTGGCATCATgtctttatttctgatttaaggATTTCATCTGATCAGAATAATAACTCAGATAGCTTAATATTTGTTGGGCCTCAAAACTTTTATGTATTGACATTTATGTTTAGGGTTTCAACATTTGGGACAAATTTAAGGAGCCCGTAAGAggacatggagaaaaaaaagagcattaGCATTAATTGAGTCCAATTTCTGACTTatattgttgctgtttgtaatttactgtgttttatcaaAGCAGGTCTCTCTTGCAAACAATATTTTGGATTTCATTTAGACAATCCATTTAAATTTAtaggtcaaataaaaatgtaaaaaactttaaaatgatcttttccTTACACCACCCTTTATCATATTTTTcccagaaaaagagaaacaaaacccaaaaaaatgtcttaattttttttttattgtttatttttggttctttttcttatttgactaaattttaaagattttagtcCAATATAGCTTCATTGGAAAAGCACTTTATGTTACCATGAGGATAAAAGTTGCTgtaaaaagtacataaaaacatgaaaatgacaaaaacataaaataccagAATATAAATTACGTAACAGccaggcaataaaaaaaaactccagtcAACATCTCATCTTATCGTCAAAAGTCAAAGCAAagggggtgctgtggtggcgcaggggcaaagcatgacccacgttgaggccttagtcctggTAGCGGTggtcgtaggttcgattcccagcctggcaacgtttgccgcatgtcttccccctctctgattaccctgtttgctatcaaactactttcaaataaaggccactagagccaacaaaacctttaaaaaaaaagcaaagcaaggAGTCACAGGAAATGATCTAAAAACAGACTGTGATGTAGCCTGTTTGCTGAGCAGAAATAACTCATTTCATGGACAATTTACAAAGTTACTTTAGCACTTCTTGTCATAAAACAACACTTTTATCTTAATTATTAGCCTTTACTGTTACACAGCCGGCAGAGTTGTGTCAGATAAAAGCATGCAGTCAATTTGTCACTTGGTGACAAACTTTTATCCAAACATTAATCAGggttttttcattcattctttcttAGTCACGGTGAATCACTGATTATTAGAAAAACACACCATAAAAGATAACagaattcttgtttttaaaaatcactaaacttgtatttttaattCCACATCAAAAGTCAAAAGTGCTTTTGACATTCACACCAATAATGACTGTAAATAAACATCTGAACAGAACTGGACTTTCCCCTGGAGAAAACACAACTTATGGGAAGTTAGAACTACCAAACTTCACAGATGAGTAAAAATTCAAAGCACAAAATGATCCTCCTTTGTTACAGTTTCAGATACTATTACAATATTTTCCAACATCTTGCATCTTAAAAACTTTGTATCAGATGATCTCTGActcaaaaagagaaacagttaCCAAGTAAACCAACAGCATGAAAGGAAAGTGTATGAAAGTCAAAATACTTCACTCTTTTTCCTAAAACTGTACAGTTTTCCTATTAGAGGGAATTACACTTCACAACCTTTCCTGTTCTCGTCTTGTCGCTTGCAGGGAGAAGACGGTGAATTTAAACTGGACACGTCGTCTCGTGTAGCAGAGGACAAGTCTGTCTGTCCAGACCCAGGATCAGATAGAAACACTGGGGAAAACGTGTCCATCCCGGACACTGCCGTCCCCGCAGTCAATGCTGATGGATCTGAACAACGTGAGAACGCTATTGTCTTTTAAGCTTTGGACATTTTAGGTCTTCAAGCCCAGATTATTACAGAGCTGAAGTGGCGGTTTAAAAGCAGATTCACAACATCATATTAGTCACTGAGAGGTTATAAAGGGTTAAAAGCCCAATAATACGTTCTATAAAAGAGAAATGGGCTTTTTCTTAGTAAATCTGATTTACTCAGAGGACAGACATCAGAGACGTTCCTTTATTTGCCCTCATCAGGTGTCAACTTTGTTCTCAGTTCAGCTTTCTCTGATCTGTTgaaattgtgacaaaataattttctctcaTTAACTTTCCTTTCATTAGAAGTGTCGCTATACGCAACACCAAAACTGTCCTGGTCCGAGTGTGTGAACTTGAATTATACACTGACATACAGCATCAGCTGCCTGGGAGGCCTGAAGAAATTCTTTACTCATGGACTTCGTCTCAACCTAATGGAGGAAAAGGTAGAGGAAATAATACCCGCTGGGGAGTTTTAGGCAGGAAAAAATGTCCCCACTTATTTTAAGCATCTGATATTCTAGACTCTATCGTGGCCTGCGCCCTCTGAAGAAGCCCAGCAGGTCAAACCCAGCCCAGCTAAAGGgaagaaagacaagaaagaagagaaagtgagtttattatttcattaccAGGAAACCACAAACTGTCAGCAACAGGCACGGCTAGATTCATTGATCCATTTAGTTGATTAACTGTAAACCGAATGTTGCAACcgttaaaaaacaaagcacacaaAAACCCACTTTGAGCGATCACAAGACAAAACGattgtaacaaaaacataaaggaaTAAGAAGAGAGTGAATAACGCAGGTTAAGTTCACTCACAGTGCACTGTGGAGGCAATTCTGgttgaaaaaaacaattcaccAGAATCATTTCTGGTTAATTATTTaaccagaaacaaaccaaaaccatCTTAAAGTCAGATGAgttagctaatttaaactctAAATAGGAATTTGGTTTTGTAAAAAGATGatgttgcattaaaaaagaCCTGAATTCTGCTATTTAGACCACTAGTTTGGTTAGAAAACTCCAAtcaaagatatatatatatatatatatatatatatatatatatatatatatataagtttaCATGCAgtttatttccatgtgtttggaGCTCACTGATAGCAAAGCCAAACTACTATAGCAAATAGGTGAGTTAttgtcagagatttatttacttGCTTCGAATTCAGAATTATACATTTCCTAGGATTACTCAACCTATAAGTCAATTTTGGAAAACCCAGAAAATGATGTCATCGCTTTGTAGGCTTCACAACACTTGAGAGGCACACCTATGAATGTATTTTAGGTACACCTTAAAATGCCTGCTTCCTTGTGTTGTGACAACACGGAAACAATGAAGAAATTCGCCAAGCTGCTGTTCCATGATGAGACTTGTTCACCTTTATACGTCTGGTTCATCCTGGGGTACAATTTCCAAATAACTAAATGCGTCACTTTCATCTGTACAAATTACATACAGGTGTAATCACGTTCTGAAGCAACACCTGAAGACATCAGATCATAAACTCTCAGTCCCACAGCAAATTTGTGGGCAGAGCTAAGAAACGTTTGGTGAGGCTAATGTTGCTGGTAAATGCTAAGAAGATGGAGCTAAACTTCcaaatttgaagaaagtaaaacaaaaacaatctctAATTGTAGTAGAATTTAGCTAAAAGCATTTAGCAGCCGTATAAACGGtagtgagaaaatgtggaagttTATATCAACCTTTTGATATATTGTGGTGCAGTAAATATGTATGTTgttgcaacttttaaaaatgtttagttgaTAAAACTGATATTTCATTCGCGCAGGTTCAAGAGTTGAGATATTTTTCTTAGTGTTCGGTGTTGCTTTTAGTCAGTATAATTAATCTGTTTGataaaaacagttgttttaGTAATAAGTACAAATTTATATATGAAATGCTGTTTCTAACAAAAGAAAACGTGCAGGTAGATGgtgttaaaatagaaaatatgacatcaagtttttgttctgttttaaaggTTAAAACGCCTCccaaacctaaaaacaaaaagaaaaaaggtccTCCAGAACTGGTCCACGATCCACCTATCAGAAAACTACTCAACTCAGTTCACGTCCCCATGCAAAGCCTGGTCGATGGGGGTCAAAGGGTCAATACTGTCTGCGACTTTGGTCCGCTGCAGGTAGAGCCTCCACCGAAACAGGAGGAGGCAAGTTTCAGTTGCATTGTCCATTAAACCCATCACTGaggctgaacagaaacaacGTGAATGAATTATCAGAACATGGTTGacatgcagcttgttttaactcatcTTAAGGAAACTGACAAGAAAACgaaaggaaacaagaaaaaggacaaggaagcaaagcagaaacaaaataaaaacgcCGAACCTCAGAAAAATCCAAAAGGTAAATATGAGTAAAAGCTACTCTGCATCACTTAGGATGTTTACTCAGGACTTCACCTGCTCTCCTTCTGCACCGCAGGGAAGGGGAAAGACGCAAAGAAACGTGACACGGATGAACACACAATCCAGCCCGTCCCGGTCCCACCGGTACCGGTGACTGTGGAGCTGAGCGTGGAGCTGGAGAAATGGAAGACGGCGTCTGACGCTTTTCGTGTCGTAACGCATGTAGAAAACAGCTAAATCACAGAGCTGAGGTTGACATGAAAgtattcatgaaaaaaatatgaatgtgttCTTCAAGCCATGAGAACTTTATTTCAGTGGCATGAAATTAAATGCACTGCTGACCAATTTACACAGCGGCATTTTCTCAGCATGGTGTAAAACAACATCTACTTCAATTTCCCTGTAGGAAGGAGTCATGATGCTGCCTTCACCGTGTATCACTATGGTGATGTGaattcagggtgatgtgcagagTAGTTCTCTAAtcctaattatattttttcacaagttCACCGTTTCCACATCAGTGCTCTTTTGGCTGACCTGTCAGTTTACATGAATGTCTTGTTTGCATCTGAgccataatttatttaaagatttgaAATATCCAGACTTTAACATCCTTTTATGACccaactctgctttaaacttttccacatcttGTCTGCTGTCTCTAATGTTCACAAACAGAAACCCTGGACTgagagattaaattacacacagaagAACTTTTCTGGAAATTACtggttgcactgaattttatttaggggtaccAGAAGTAAGAAGGCTGAGACTTGAGGCACACTGtaatttgtgaatttttaaaaacacttcctTGCGCTTCATAGCCGAGCCCatccaaaaacatttacaaggctctgcaaaaaaaaagaggggaaaaaaaacacacaaaaccttatcaagtgtttttggtctagtttctaatataaatattttggttctgtcttatttcaggtgtaccAACTAATAAACTTTCCAGCACAAAATCATTTAAGTAATATATCATTATCAatataattccttaatattgatgaaaattacTAGCAccactgtcagattatttcacttataagctagcaccttttcatcaatattaaggaattgttgagTTAATCTAATttctcttgctgaaaagttatttgtaagttagttttgtcttatttcgagcgtaccaagatatttgcactagaaactagaccaaaaatatttggtaaggcCTTGAAGCATGTACCTCCATGGTTTTGGCTTCAGTTTACCACAAATCTACAGATTTCTAGAAGAAATTAACATAAATTATGATTACTGTTCATGACTGCATGCAGACACTTTATTCATccataaact
This window encodes:
- the LOC114154179 gene encoding leucine-rich repeat-containing protein 43, with amino-acid sequence MSSKTLSAAIEKNIRRLGLTDFPCGNGPWRRAKNGPDEAETESPDVLLDLLRYPRSPWMYSETWSPQASELRELAVKEPKRLSKNFILNYFTTIRITGKNVSSIDKGLLKFSKLEELVLSGNLISEIPAKHLPSTLKILELRANRLSSLSDLASCPPPQLQYLGLGSNSLGSHQDICDLTGRHWPHLACLDLSNCNFQEQQFLVATLETLPCLKTLTLKGNPFTMTPSYPGFTVDSLPQISCLDSSWLTTEERYNFFGLARMNDLVEDVASVTLSLTRLRGIPDPLMHVDKKAVEFPIVTYKYFISYQFFSHPTPGYQGEDGEFKLDTSSRVAEDKSVCPDPGSDRNTGENVSIPDTAVPAVNADGSEQLSLYATPKLSWSECVNLNYTLTYSISCLGGLKKFFTHGLRLNLMEEKTLSWPAPSEEAQQVKPSPAKGKKDKKEEKVKTPPKPKNKKKKGPPELVHDPPIRKLLNSVHVPMQSLVDGGQRVNTVCDFGPLQVEPPPKQEEETDKKTKGNKKKDKEAKQKQNKNAEPQKNPKGKGKDAKKRDTDEHTIQPVPVPPVPVTVELSVELEKWKTASDAFRVVTHVENS